In Chryseobacterium shigense, the following proteins share a genomic window:
- a CDS encoding S41 family peptidase codes for MKNYSIILLAAALSSCASIRRHNEQRTACISPEELKEDIDYAYLKLQKMHPQLYWYISKKDLDHKFDSLKQTINQPLTPLQFYFKLQPVIADIREGHLSLRIPRQKFSGKQIKALEHKKGMFSRFEYYIKDNHLFIVQNKDSIENIKPGTEVLSINNIPVSEYIKKYRELISSDGYNTTFYPYFLKDVFFNFYTAENGFADTACLETLYNGKSQNYTLHRESKSKNDLEKDKEQEKRTPERKVNDYVAFSNSYNRNFKFLDKDSTTAYLKIKSFSSDYSDKFYRETFAKIKNAGAKYLIIDVRNNYGGSLHEINNLYSYLAPEPYVLIKPSQLTSRISPLKTNYFRKSSPFQYAFKSLAYPTYVFAQTFSTYKKDGKIYYRMKADKPTKPHKDAFKGKVFVLINGGSFSASSIITAKLKYDKRATLVGEETGGANDGTVAGFYSYQKLPHSKINFPIGLLLVQPNIDFVNTKRGVLPDVTITESMQDIINKKDPQLEWVKKEIAKEEADK; via the coding sequence TTGAAAAATTATTCGATCATACTGCTGGCCGCAGCACTCTCTTCATGTGCATCAATCAGGAGGCATAATGAACAGAGGACTGCATGCATTAGTCCTGAAGAGCTTAAGGAAGATATAGATTATGCTTATCTGAAGCTTCAAAAAATGCATCCCCAGCTTTACTGGTATATTTCCAAAAAGGATCTTGACCATAAATTCGACAGCCTTAAGCAAACTATCAACCAGCCTCTAACCCCGCTTCAGTTTTATTTTAAATTGCAGCCTGTGATTGCCGATATCCGTGAAGGGCACCTGTCACTGAGAATTCCCAGACAAAAGTTTTCAGGAAAGCAAATTAAGGCTCTTGAACATAAAAAGGGAATGTTCAGCCGTTTTGAGTATTACATAAAAGATAATCATTTATTCATAGTTCAGAATAAGGATTCAATAGAGAATATAAAGCCGGGAACCGAAGTTCTGTCAATCAATAACATCCCCGTATCCGAATATATAAAGAAATACCGTGAACTCATTAGCAGCGATGGTTATAACACTACTTTTTATCCGTATTTTCTGAAGGATGTCTTTTTCAATTTTTATACTGCTGAAAACGGATTTGCAGATACAGCATGTTTGGAAACTTTGTATAACGGTAAAAGCCAGAATTATACCCTTCACCGGGAATCCAAATCCAAAAACGACCTGGAAAAAGACAAGGAACAGGAAAAACGAACCCCGGAAAGGAAAGTCAATGATTATGTAGCTTTCAGTAATTCCTATAACCGGAATTTTAAATTTTTGGACAAAGACAGCACAACCGCTTACTTAAAAATAAAGAGTTTTTCAAGCGATTATTCGGATAAGTTTTACAGGGAAACCTTTGCTAAAATTAAAAATGCGGGAGCCAAATATTTAATCATAGATGTCCGCAATAATTACGGAGGATCTTTGCACGAAATCAACAATCTGTATTCTTACCTGGCCCCGGAACCTTATGTTCTGATAAAACCCTCACAGCTTACTTCAAGGATCAGTCCGCTAAAAACCAACTATTTCAGGAAAAGCAGCCCTTTCCAGTATGCTTTTAAAAGCCTTGCCTATCCCACATATGTATTTGCACAAACCTTCAGTACTTATAAAAAAGATGGAAAAATATATTACAGAATGAAGGCTGATAAGCCCACAAAACCTCATAAAGATGCTTTCAAAGGCAAAGTGTTTGTACTCATCAACGGAGGAAGCTTTTCCGCCTCTTCGATTATCACTGCAAAACTGAAATACGACAAACGGGCAACCCTGGTTGGTGAAGAAACAGGAGGTGCAAATGACGGAACAGTAGCCGGATTTTATTCTTACCAGAAACTGCCTCATTCAAAGATTAATTTCCCTATTGGACTGCTTTTGGTACAGCCCAACATTGATTTTGTGAACACAAAAAGAGGAGTTTTGCCAGATGTCACCATCACTGAAAGCATGCAGGACATCATCAATAAAAAAGATCCGCAGCTGGAATGGGTGAAAAAAGAAATTGCAAAGGAGGAAGCCGATAAATAG
- a CDS encoding RNA polymerase sigma factor: MNSLEQEFLDKIEKHKGIIFKISKMYMSEKEDRNDLFQEITYQIWKAYPHFRGESEFSTWLYRIALNTAIIFLKTEKKRSFISNEDFSGYKIIQDDYDYGKEEKLAQMYEAVRQLNSIDKAFIFYYLEDFSGKEIAEQMGISEGNARVRMNRAKNKLKDILNSNKS; encoded by the coding sequence ATGAACTCATTAGAGCAGGAATTTTTAGATAAAATTGAAAAACATAAAGGAATCATTTTCAAGATTTCTAAAATGTACATGTCCGAAAAAGAAGACCGCAATGATCTTTTTCAGGAAATAACCTATCAGATCTGGAAAGCATATCCTCATTTCAGAGGGGAAAGCGAATTCTCTACATGGCTGTACAGAATTGCTCTCAATACAGCAATCATTTTTCTGAAAACCGAGAAAAAAAGAAGCTTTATCTCCAATGAGGATTTTTCCGGTTATAAAATTATTCAGGATGATTATGACTATGGAAAGGAAGAAAAATTAGCACAGATGTATGAAGCAGTCCGGCAGCTGAACTCCATAGATAAAGCATTCATTTTTTATTACCTGGAAGATTTTTCGGGGAAAGAGATTGCTGAACAGATGGGAATTTCCGAAGGCAATGCAAGAGTGAGAATGAACCGTGCAAAAAATAAACTTAAGGATATTTTAAACTCAAACAAATCATAA
- a CDS encoding RNA polymerase sigma factor, which translates to MSLMEKEFLEKIEKHKGVIFKISKMYMDDRDDQSDLYQEIIYQAWKSYGDFQRRSDFSTWLYRTALNTAIVFLRSEKKRSFIQNQGIENLVVPQESYNDTDDRNMKLMYEAIHQLSPIDKALIFFFLEDFSGKEIAGQLGITEVNARVKLNRAKTKLKEIIEKQKK; encoded by the coding sequence ATGTCTTTAATGGAAAAAGAATTTTTGGAGAAAATTGAAAAACATAAAGGTGTTATTTTCAAGATCTCTAAAATGTATATGGACGATCGGGATGATCAAAGTGATCTTTATCAGGAGATCATTTATCAGGCCTGGAAATCATACGGCGATTTCCAAAGAAGAAGCGACTTTTCAACATGGCTCTACAGAACTGCACTAAATACAGCGATCGTATTCCTGCGTAGCGAAAAAAAACGTAGTTTTATACAAAACCAGGGAATAGAGAATCTTGTTGTTCCTCAGGAATCCTACAATGATACAGATGACAGGAATATGAAGTTGATGTATGAGGCTATTCACCAGCTGAGTCCTATAGACAAAGCACTTATTTTTTTCTTTTTGGAAGATTTTTCAGGTAAAGAGATTGCCGGGCAATTGGGTATAACCGAAGTAAACGCCCGTGTAAAGCTGAACAGAGCTAAGACAAAATTAAAGGAAATCATTGAAAAGCAAAAAAAATAA
- a CDS encoding NADP-dependent glyceraldehyde-3-phosphate dehydrogenase, whose translation MDSVNKPLFQDIFKSENEIPEEYKVPEIHQKVYLLNGELIEWKGEVQNIYSPVCIPMENGLQRKLLGSIPNIGPKEAMDVLEASVKAYDNGLGEWPTMSVEGRIKCMQKFVYLMIQQRDLVIKLLMWEIGKTLADSTKEFDRTVDYINQTIDALKDLDRESSRFQQAEGTIAQIRRAPLGVVLSMGPFNYPLNEIFTTLIPALIMGNTILFKLPKHGVLAHYPLLNAFKEAFPKGTVNTLYGKGSEIITPIMESGKVNVLAFIGSSKVANGLKKLHPKVNRLRAILSLDAKNAAIVTKNADLDVAVNECILGALSFNGQRCTALKLIFVQKEIAEEFTQKLSAAVSAMKPGLPWEKDVKVTPLPEVNKPPYLKECIEDALTKGAKVLNENGGFTEESFVFPAVVYPVNSDMKLYHEEQFGPVIPVVPFEDIEEPIDYQVNASHGMQVSIFSEDPQEVSRLIDPFVNLVSRVNINCQAQRGPDVFPFTGRKDSAEGTLSVFDALRSFSIRSLVAAKLTDSNKKLLNTIVREHDSNFLSTDYIF comes from the coding sequence ATGGATTCAGTAAACAAACCGTTATTTCAGGATATTTTTAAAAGCGAAAATGAGATTCCCGAAGAATATAAAGTTCCCGAGATTCATCAGAAGGTCTATCTGCTTAATGGAGAACTTATAGAATGGAAAGGAGAGGTGCAGAATATCTATTCACCGGTATGTATTCCTATGGAAAACGGGTTGCAGAGAAAACTTTTGGGTAGTATCCCGAATATAGGTCCCAAAGAAGCGATGGATGTTCTTGAAGCCTCCGTTAAAGCTTATGATAACGGTCTTGGAGAATGGCCGACAATGTCCGTGGAAGGGCGCATCAAATGTATGCAGAAATTTGTCTATCTGATGATCCAGCAGCGTGACCTGGTTATTAAGCTGCTGATGTGGGAAATTGGTAAAACACTGGCGGATTCAACCAAAGAATTTGACCGTACGGTAGATTACATCAATCAAACTATTGATGCGCTGAAAGATCTGGACAGAGAATCATCCCGTTTCCAACAGGCTGAAGGAACCATAGCACAGATCAGAAGAGCACCGCTTGGGGTGGTTCTGAGTATGGGGCCTTTCAATTATCCATTAAACGAAATTTTTACTACGCTGATTCCCGCTTTGATCATGGGAAATACCATCTTATTCAAACTTCCGAAGCATGGTGTTCTGGCCCATTATCCGTTATTGAACGCCTTTAAAGAAGCCTTTCCGAAGGGAACCGTAAATACCCTTTACGGAAAAGGTTCGGAAATTATCACCCCGATCATGGAAAGCGGAAAAGTGAATGTTCTGGCCTTTATAGGATCCAGTAAAGTAGCCAACGGACTGAAAAAGCTGCATCCTAAAGTGAACCGCCTACGTGCTATTCTCAGCCTTGATGCTAAAAATGCGGCTATTGTAACCAAAAATGCCGATCTGGATGTTGCAGTAAATGAATGTATTCTTGGAGCCCTGTCATTCAACGGGCAACGGTGTACCGCATTGAAGCTGATATTTGTGCAGAAAGAAATTGCTGAAGAATTTACTCAGAAATTAAGTGCTGCCGTTTCAGCAATGAAGCCGGGTCTTCCATGGGAAAAAGATGTAAAAGTGACCCCGCTCCCAGAAGTGAATAAACCGCCTTATCTGAAAGAATGTATTGAGGATGCTTTGACAAAAGGTGCGAAAGTTTTAAATGAAAACGGAGGCTTCACAGAAGAATCTTTTGTATTTCCTGCAGTGGTTTATCCTGTTAATAGCGACATGAAGCTGTATCATGAAGAGCAGTTTGGACCGGTAATTCCCGTGGTGCCGTTTGAAGATATCGAAGAGCCTATTGATTACCAGGTAAATGCTTCGCATGGGATGCAGGTAAGTATTTTCAGTGAAGACCCGCAGGAAGTTTCCAGGCTGATTGATCCTTTTGTGAACCTTGTAAGCCGTGTCAACATCAATTGCCAGGCACAGCGAGGCCCAGATGTTTTTCCATTCACAGGAAGAAAAGACAGTGCAGAAGGCACGCTTTCTGTTTTTGATGCGCTCCGTTCATTTTCAATCAGATCCCTGGTAGCTGCAAAACTGACGGATTCCAACAAGAAACTATTAAATACCATTGTGAGAGAACATGATTCTAATTTTTTAAGCACCGACTATATTTTCTAG
- the tpx gene encoding thiol peroxidase produces the protein MFSRIIFSTLFLFSTFLFAQNTVLMGGKPVHTYAKLPAVNKAAPQFTLTDVTMKDQTLDSYKGKYVILNIFPSVDTGVCSASVHHFNEDAGNIPNTVVLCISKDLPFAQKRFCGAEGIKNVVMLSDFRSDFGKTYGVEITDSVMKGLLSRAVVVIDPSGKIVYEEQVADISHEPNYEAAIAAVKK, from the coding sequence ATGTTTTCAAGAATAATTTTCAGTACATTATTTCTTTTCTCAACATTTCTTTTTGCTCAAAATACGGTTTTGATGGGAGGAAAACCTGTACATACCTATGCAAAATTACCTGCGGTAAATAAAGCCGCTCCCCAATTTACCCTTACAGATGTTACCATGAAGGACCAGACTTTGGATTCTTATAAAGGAAAATATGTTATCCTTAATATTTTTCCGAGTGTAGATACGGGTGTTTGTTCAGCTTCTGTGCATCATTTCAATGAAGATGCGGGCAATATCCCCAATACGGTTGTGCTTTGTATTTCCAAAGACCTTCCTTTTGCGCAGAAAAGATTTTGTGGTGCTGAAGGAATCAAGAATGTTGTAATGCTTTCGGATTTCCGTTCGGATTTTGGAAAAACCTATGGCGTGGAAATCACAGATTCTGTAATGAAGGGACTTTTGAGCAGAGCCGTTGTTGTAATTGATCCTTCAGGAAAGATTGTTTATGAGGAGCAAGTTGCTGATATTTCGCATGAACCGAATTATGAGGCAGCAATTGCAGCTGTAAAAAAATAA
- a CDS encoding TonB-dependent receptor plug domain-containing protein, giving the protein MKITIPKPCHESWETMTPEEKGRFCSVCSKTVRDFTVASDQEIIDAFSDSSKEICGNFYESQLNRNLQYSYINSVFVKFALGFVLTTGGLVSVHAQQNTNKDTLRAEKMEEVIVTALNHQKSQRMLGSTTVVPASALNAKEDKPEEIVSKIQGIVSSPMPVDNQPIRIGGANSSVRKDQEPLVVMNGKIASLKDLQETDPNAIKTMRILKDAAATSIYGSKAQNGVIILTTKKKWRMKK; this is encoded by the coding sequence ATGAAAATCACTATACCAAAGCCATGTCACGAAAGCTGGGAAACAATGACACCCGAAGAAAAAGGAAGGTTCTGCTCCGTTTGCTCAAAAACTGTCCGGGATTTTACCGTTGCTTCCGACCAGGAAATAATAGATGCTTTTTCCGATTCTTCAAAGGAAATTTGTGGAAATTTTTATGAATCACAGTTAAATAGAAACTTACAGTACTCTTATATCAATTCAGTTTTTGTAAAGTTTGCATTAGGTTTTGTTCTTACAACAGGAGGCTTGGTTTCCGTACATGCTCAACAAAATACAAATAAGGATACTTTAAGGGCTGAAAAAATGGAGGAAGTTATAGTTACTGCACTTAATCACCAAAAAAGTCAAAGAATGCTTGGATCAACAACAGTGGTTCCTGCATCTGCATTAAATGCTAAAGAAGATAAACCGGAAGAAATTGTATCAAAAATTCAGGGAATAGTCAGTAGTCCAATGCCGGTAGATAATCAGCCGATAAGAATTGGAGGAGCAAATTCCAGTGTGAGGAAAGATCAGGAACCTTTGGTGGTTATGAACGGCAAAATAGCCAGTTTAAAAGATTTACAGGAAACAGATCCCAATGCAATAAAAACCATGAGAATTCTGAAAGATGCAGCTGCCACTTCAATCTATGGTTCAAAAGCACAAAATGGAGTGATCATATTGACCACGAAAAAGAAATGGAGAATGAAGAAATAA
- a CDS encoding helix-turn-helix transcriptional regulator has product MQKEKLRDVRKRKGFTQQQIADIIATDVSNYSRKESGDVSIRKEEWDKIARFLEVPLEEIYQDNNEEVSQINHFDNNTNSNNIGNVSGNYYCNVPEYLLETQRDLIQLLKKENQRLEEELQKTKRK; this is encoded by the coding sequence ATGCAAAAAGAAAAACTACGCGACGTAAGAAAAAGAAAAGGTTTTACACAGCAGCAGATTGCAGACATTATTGCAACAGATGTTTCCAACTATAGCAGAAAAGAATCCGGAGATGTATCCATAAGAAAGGAAGAATGGGACAAGATTGCTCGTTTTCTGGAAGTTCCCTTAGAAGAAATTTATCAAGACAATAATGAGGAAGTTTCACAAATCAATCATTTTGATAACAATACGAACAGCAACAATATAGGAAACGTAAGTGGAAATTATTATTGTAATGTTCCTGAATATCTTTTGGAAACTCAGAGGGATCTTATACAGCTTCTGAAAAAAGAAAACCAAAGACTGGAAGAAGAACTCCAAAAGACCAAAAGAAAGTAA
- a CDS encoding RelA/SpoT domain-containing protein gives MKYSRKQITKAGEKLMTSKSSKEIEDALNIINKWRTSHLLPLIILKNKLLRTLKENNIEPNLVSQRLKRLSSIEYKLDLNPSMGLGGMQDIGGFRSVLKDVQDLKNLDNALRHQKSHHKLEKVVDYIQNPKHTGYRSIHYIYKYSSNKEMYDGLKLELQIRTKLQHNWATAVETAGIITKTSLKSNQGPDKWLDFFKIVSSLFAIKEELPVMEEHKELTMQELMVQCYKYCGELNILTKLKAIRVSSNRIEKDKFPGDYYLLNINIISMSVNIKIYNKQQFETATNEYLRLEKTINENENAVVLVSASSIRTLKKAYPSYFLDTSEFILAIEKINSNCKKLKYV, from the coding sequence ATGAAATATAGTAGAAAACAAATTACTAAAGCAGGAGAAAAGCTAATGACATCCAAATCTAGTAAGGAAATTGAAGATGCATTAAATATAATAAATAAATGGAGAACAAGCCATCTTCTTCCTTTAATAATTTTAAAAAATAAGCTATTAAGAACTCTTAAAGAAAATAATATTGAGCCTAACTTAGTTTCTCAAAGATTAAAACGATTAAGTTCCATTGAGTATAAATTAGATCTAAATCCTAGCATGGGCTTAGGAGGAATGCAAGATATTGGTGGCTTTAGATCAGTTCTAAAAGATGTACAAGATTTAAAAAATCTTGACAATGCTTTGCGTCATCAAAAAAGTCATCATAAGCTTGAGAAAGTTGTTGACTATATCCAAAATCCTAAACACACTGGATATAGAAGCATACATTATATATATAAATATTCTTCTAATAAGGAAATGTATGACGGCTTAAAATTAGAATTACAAATCAGAACAAAACTTCAGCATAATTGGGCAACTGCGGTAGAAACTGCAGGAATAATTACAAAAACATCTTTAAAATCAAATCAAGGTCCTGATAAATGGCTAGACTTTTTTAAAATTGTAAGCTCTCTTTTTGCTATTAAAGAAGAGCTTCCGGTTATGGAAGAACATAAAGAACTAACAATGCAAGAGTTAATGGTTCAATGTTATAAGTATTGTGGTGAATTAAACATTTTAACAAAACTAAAAGCTATAAGAGTTTCAAGTAATAGAATTGAAAAGGATAAATTTCCTGGTGACTATTATTTGCTAAATATAAATATTATATCAATGTCAGTAAATATTAAAATTTATAACAAGCAACAATTTGAAACTGCAACAAATGAGTATTTAAGACTTGAAAAAACTATTAATGAAAATGAAAATGCCGTAGTCTTAGTATCAGCTTCATCAATACGAACTTTAAAAAAAGCTTACCCAAGTTACTTCTTAGATACTTCTGAATTTATTTTAGCCATTGAAAAAATTAATTCAAACTGCAAAAAGTTAAAATATGTCTAA